In Montipora capricornis isolate CH-2021 chromosome 4, ASM3666992v2, whole genome shotgun sequence, a single genomic region encodes these proteins:
- the LOC138046272 gene encoding ATP-dependent DNA helicase RecQ-like, with amino-acid sequence MFDKKSTVLVVSPLESIRDQQIRKLKKVGMHAVDLSDEEALSKATDTELVFGSAEQWLSSKGKIQNIENPAALVIDEAHTTETWGIGKKGKKAFREAFGRLNEMRSFLVEVPVLCITATADRGMRRRLINYLSMRNPHEVVLSPNKDNIRFSVNRADKELNCLNWIVKMLEKEREHCPHGIIFCQTVNDIALVLSYLLTKLGKNAYVDGETPIAERCLIGVFYSMTPQTLKDRVKSSFESGIGQARIVIATTSLSMGVDFPSVTYVIHFGPARDLVSHLQEAGRAGRDGVTQAHNIVVYLGKHKALCHKEMTKVLDSKECVRKALLSSFGDETCVTPRHNCCNWCHKNCDCGGDGSCSEPLPVFDKPPVEEAYTGPIRTVTEEDRNYLRAALFELKLSLGRQTKVCLFDNSGAISHGFTDKVIEAIVANCNRLFTSRDILQTCFVSSPKLAVIVLEILHECFGDYQPLDFEYKVSSMTESMISPLLMQDTTVDIPFEELSDWEDDFL; translated from the exons ATGTTTGACAAGAAAAGTACTGTTTTAGTTGTCAGCCCTCTGGAGTCAATTCGCGACCAGCAGATAAGAAAGTTGAAGAAGGTTGGGATGCATGCAGTAGATTTGTCAGACGAAGAAGCGCTTTCGAAGGCTACTGATACCGAATTGGTGTTCGGCAGTGCCGAGCAATGGCTCTCATCAAAAGGAAAAATTCAGAATATTGAAAACCCCGCCGCACTAGTAATAGACGAGGCTCACACCACTGAAACATG GGGTATagggaagaaaggaaaaaaagcgtTCAGGGAAGCATTTGGACGCCTCAATGAGATGCGATCATTTCTTGTGGAAGTTCCTGTCCTATGCATAACCGCAACGGCTGATAGAGGAATGCGAAGACGGTTAATCAACTACCTATCAATGCGGAATCCTCATGAGGTGGTCCTTAGTCCAAATAAGGACAATATTAGATTTTCTGTCAATCGAGCTGACAAAGAGTTGAATTGTCTGAATTGGATTGTGAAGATGCTGGAAAAAGAGAGGGAACATTGTCCACATGGCATTATCTTTTGTCAGACAGTGAATGACATTGCACTTGTACTAAGTTACCTTCTGACAAAACTTGGTAAAAATGCCTATGTTGATGGAGAAACACCCATTGCTGAACGTTGTTTAATTGGTGTATTTTATTCTATGACACCTCAAACACTCAAGGACAGAGTTAAGTCCTCTTTTGAAAGTGGTATTGGACAAGCACGAATCGTGATTGCTACCACATCACTGAGCATGGGGGTTGACTTCCCCAGTGTTACTTATGTCATCCATTTTGGTCCTGCCAGAGATCTTGTAAGTCATTTGCAGGAGGCGGGACGCGCAGGCCGTGATGGTGTCACACAGGCACACAATATCGTTGTGTATCTTGGAAAGCATAAAGCACTCTGTCACAAGGAAATGACCAAAGTGTTGGACTCTAAAGAGTGTGTCAGGAAAGCCCTTCTTTCCTCTTTTGGTGATGAAACCTGTGTCACACCTAGGCATAATTGTTGTAATTGGTGTCACAAAAACTGTGATTGTGGTGGTGATGGTTCATGCAGTGAACCACTTCCAGTTTTTGATAAACCCCCTGTTGAGGAAGCTTACACTGGCCCAATCAGAACTGTCACAGAGGAGGATAGGAACTACTTGCGAGCTGCACTTTTTGAACTGAAATTAAGCCTGGGCCGGCAAACGAAAGTGTGTTTATTTGATAACAGTGGTGCAATCTCACATGGGTTTACAGACAAAGTAATTGAGGCCATAGTGGCCAACTGCAATAGGCTCTTCACTTCAAGAGATATCCTACAGACTTGTTTTGTGTCGTCTCCAAAATTGGCTGTTATTGTCCTTGAAATCTTGCATGAATGTTTTGGAGACTATCAGCCTCTGGACTTTGAATATAAAGTTTCATCCATGACTGAGTCCATGATCAGCCCCTTGCTCATGCAAGACACAACTGTAGATATACCATTCGAAGAACTTTCTGATTGGGAAGACGACTTCCTTTAA